The region ggatgaaaaaatgtactaagacttaacttagtacctaTTGCtcgctgtaaacttccccaaaatctcgatgtaaacaccgatcctctatcagacactattgtcttggggattccatgcaaccgtactatctcttggacatagatgtctgcatattggtccgctgtgtatgaagtcttaacaggcaggaaatgagccgacttggttagtctatctattactacccaagccaaatcatgctgcttacttgttcgtggcaaacctgtcacaaagtccatagctatatcgtcccacttccattatagtacgctaagcggttgcaataagcctgcatgctggtgatgttctgctttcacttgttggcatactagacacttagacacaaattctgctatgtccttctttatccctggccaccaatagattgccttgatgtcgtgagtcatcttcgTCGACCCTAGGTggactgagtacggggtactgtgcgcttcttctagaatcatcatcttaatcctttgattatttggcatgcatacccgatccttatatctcaataatccttgaaccgatattgagaaatctgtggccttgccttctctgacttcatccatatgtgccactagtgtgtcgtcatgcccttgcccaatccgtatatcttctaacagatttgactggatagacaaattagctaGCTTACTGACAACTATTTCTATTTTGGCACTGATCAGTTCCTGCTGTAGGTGCTTTTCTATTCCTGCTagcgctgctaaacttccataattcttcctacactacaacaatatttagtatatattacattaaagaatagcatatatttagaagtgctattattggtgggggattaaaaacacacggaagacatattttggcgccatatgaataaaactcaggcgccaaaatgaattttcttttgttAGTCTCATCTGCCAAATTCCCTAAATCAAAGTTACCCGAAagatttctctcagcctccatctctcactcatGAAGACTCACTCCGtcctctccgcctcacgaagtcttctcaactcatctctgcctcacgaagactcgctccagagtggagctctttctccacctcacgaagtcacgctccagagtgTTGCCTCACAAGTTCTCTGCCTCACGCCCACTATCTTAGGTTCGTTTCTCTCATCCCTGATAATAAAAATTGTTGGCTAAATGTTGTAGTTGATTTGCTTAGTTTTGCTCGtatccttttctttttcatagCTGTAGTTGATTTGATAAAAAACCCATCTTTGATAGAAACTAGATTGATATGCAATTTTAGATATTGTTATGTTCAATGTTCAAGAGAAACAACTATGAAGATTATAAGTCAAGAGATAAAAAAGATGTAGAGATCGAGTCATTTGAACTCGAAcaactttttttatttaatatacaatcacctaaaatttatttattcatttttaaattcaatataaAATTCCAGTGGATATAATGTCAATCTCTCCAACATCTCAATCTACCAAACGGAAGAGTGTGGGCTAACAAATTtctcaataaaaatattataattataataataacaatatgtatatACCACCATTTATAAACTTACAAAAACAATATCTAGACTCTACTAGTAAATATTATATCTAGACTTTATCAATATAGCTAATTAACGAGAATAATATTCTAAATATAGTCTCTATCCTAACTCAGTAAAAAGAATGAAATAAGGAGTTCATATAAGTATAACACCAAAGACACCACCTTAAGTGAGTATAagtattgaaattttttttttgaaatctagACACAACTGTTATTAACAGTTGAGAACCATAAGAAACACAATCCCCATAGCAAGGTGAAAATAAACATGAGCTAAAACAGATAATATGTACATTTTTCCATCTTGTTTTTTCGAGTCCTTATTTACACATTTCAAATTTTCCATATTGATTTCCCTCAAAACAATCCAAATGTGTTCTCCCCGCTATAAGTCATGTAAAGAAAACCATCGTTATCCTTGTTTTCCTCATAAATAGCAGACATCATGGCAGCAGTAGGTGGCAAAATGTTTTTTACAAATATAAATATGGCCTTCTCAGCACTGAGCTTTATTCTCTTTCGAACCACATAAACAAACTGCCCAACAGTCAGGTCAGCCAGAACCAAATACTTCTTCTTGTCAATGTCTGGTATGTCACTTCTCTCTGCCTTCTCAACAATAACCAGAATTCTGTCTGGATATTTTTCCCTGATACGAGCAGCTTCAGCCTGCCTTCTCTCAAGGTGGTGCTCCAGCTTGAAGGAACTTTTGGCCATGGCGAAATTAAATTATCTCTCTTACTGGATCTCTCCCGTTCCCAATTCAGAATTCTAGTAGTGACACTAAAACAGAGAATCTAGGGATTGAGAGGATGAAATGAGAGAGAAACAGTCTCGCTCTCGCAGTAGCAGCTTTTCGAGTATATTTGTCTGTATAAGTATTGAAAACTTAACCActaataaagaaacttaaagcCCAATCGATAGAGAGGACTCCTCAaaatttatcaaatatttcatATCTCAACTTAAAAGTCACATGTCTAAGGAAAAGAACTAAGTAAAACAAAGAAAATTGGGTTTCCTGCTTGGGCCACTAAGTTCTCGGATTGGACTGTTAGACTTAGTGCTGGGAAAAATGACAGCTTTAGTTTAACTCTGAATATGATTCTTGCTGCAGTGGTTTATAATATTTGGAGGAATAGGAATAGATGCATTTTTGATGGGTTTTCACTGTCAGCTTATTGTATAGCCAAAGAGATTATTACTTTAGT is a window of Humulus lupulus chromosome 4, drHumLupu1.1, whole genome shotgun sequence DNA encoding:
- the LOC133829301 gene encoding autophagy-related protein 8C-like — encoded protein: MAKSSFKLEHHLERRQAEAARIREKYPDRILVIVEKAERSDIPDIDKKKYLVLADLTVGQFVYVVRKRIKLSAEKAIFIFVKNILPPTAAMMSAIYEENKDNDGFLYMTYSGENTFGLF